The sequence below is a genomic window from Schistocerca nitens isolate TAMUIC-IGC-003100 chromosome 4, iqSchNite1.1, whole genome shotgun sequence.
AACACTTGGTAACCTCTGTTCTGGTTGGTCATAACCACATTTATTACATCTTGGAAGATGCATCCATTCACAGAATGGTTAGAATAACCAGAATATGTCCCTTACCATTTATTAATGGCGAGCTGAGCTGGATGCCATGTCAGTCACCATGCATAAGCTGATCTTGAAAGGTGCTGAATCACGTCAGTGACCTGAGTCAAAGTGAGTAATCTGCCAGCACACATCAAATACCTGTAAAATTGTGCTCAAGGTCCAAAGTATCATCAACCAGTATACTTCTCTAGCAAGTGCTAGATGTCAACAACACGAGTAGACAAGCAGAAAACTACCTGGTAATAGCTAGCTGTCACTAGCCTCAGATGTCTCATGGGTTAAAGGGTGTGGCTCAGTATGAGTGGCCCTTGACACTGTGTCAGTTGTAGAGTTGTTATTGCTAACAACATTCTCCAATGATAGCAGCAACTCTGGTTTACTGTTGGTATAAGtgttattttcagaaaaaaaggtgCAGATGTGATATCTCTAATAAGTGCAGAAGAAGGGCAGATAGATGGCTGAAACACACAGAAAGCTTGTGCAATAGAAAAAAGTAGTCCTGAAGAGGGAGTAATGGATGATACTGAACGGGTTTGACAAAGTATTTAATTATGTGATCTGAAACAAGTTGGCAGAAATCAATGACATACCTCCTGCAGAACTACAATTAGTTTAAAGTACAAGAATAAGAAAGTTAGTGGATGTGGTGTCCAAACTATACAAAACACTAGGCTCACTACTTGATTTCTAAAAGGCATTGTCATGACACTCACCAAAAAGACTATAAGTCTGAAACATCACTCATTAAAAAGGCCTTATCAGTTTCACATGTCACTTTTGGAAATTGCTGACTTGAATAACACACggaaaacagaaagaaaagatGAAAGAGGCGCTGGATGATGATCAGGCTTACTTCAGAAATAGTAAAGATATTAGAGAAGTAATGCCGACCTTGCAAATAAAAGGAGGATGCTTAGTCATTTGAgtgggcagtttttttttttaaggacactTTTAGCAGATACCTATTAAGCACCAGAATTCTACACCTTAAAAGTGTACATGCATGACAATCTCTGTATTGTATGTCTGTTAATGGTATTTGTAGTGAGGCTGCTCTCCAATCAATAGAAGAAATATGTATTTTGAGAACACACTAAATTAATAGACTCACCCAGAAGCTAGTGGAcataaaagaaaaagtttgaaacaaCAGTGGATGTCACTAGACAAAAGAATATGGTCTGGATAAATAAAGAGAGCTCCTTCCacacaatgaaatacattctttTCAGATTCAGAGAGGAGAATATGTACTAATCTCACACTATAAGGTAGCCGCCGCAAGGATGCTGGAAGTAAAAGCTTCTGATACCACATTGACGCCTGGGACAAATCCCACCTTCTTCTCCCAGAAATGACACAAAAGTTGATAGCCAGCTGCTGGAAGGACCAAGTAAGGCCAGTTCACTCATATTTCTGACTGATAATAGTAACCACTACATACAACACCATGCATGAATCAACTTTTTTGCTGTGGCGCACAATATTTTAATTGTTGGCAATGAGCATAAACATTCTATAGCGACACGAAACAGCCTAGTAAGCATGCCACAGTCAGCATTCATTGTAAGGATTGTTTTTCCAGAAGCATTACTAAAGTGTGGATTGTAACCCATGATGTTGTGCCCTGCAGACAGGCGGTATTCCGGCATAGGATAACACTGACCTGCAAGTTTGCTAGTTGCTTCCATTAGTAAAATGTTATATCCACTATTTGCTGTGCTACTTAGGTTATAAGAcaacatacgtcagtgttacatGATAAAAAATATCACAACTGGGTCACTGCCTGCTGGAATATGTCCGACGAGAGAGAaaagtgatttagaaaaaaataagtggcaagACAAGTTACACAATGAAACAGTTCTACTTTAATGCTTATATTATTGGGctgtatgtttttttaaattaaagaaagaaaatattttaatatttgtgataataattttaatgaatatgatctaaatgttaaacataaattaCTGTTGTGATTAAATGTGGTTGGCTGCAGACAGACTTTGACTACGGTAGTGATCATGTGACTCATGGAGCTGGGAGCATGCAGAGGGGTTTTCATTATCTTTTGCCAGTGGACACTGATTGGGTAAGGTTGTTGGAGGCAGCAAAGTGCCGCTCAAGTATGTCAGCTGAGTATGGCATTTAGGAAGTCTGTTTCGACATTAGGACTGAAATACATATTCCACTGCTTCTGAATAGCAGTAGTGGGTTATCTTTGCAGCACTACATAACATCTTTTTAGGATTCGCATGTACGTAATTTCCCTGGAAACTGCTTTTATGCACTGGCTGAGAGTGTGACCAATTCGGTTTGTACTTGGGATAATATCGTATTGCTGAACCTTCAAATGcgaactattgttattaaaacaaatattttcagaagtgtTCATGTGTTCGTTTTCATAATTCATTGACTGAGATTCGTTGGCCATTTGATAAAACTCTAATGTGTACATAATGACATAAATGCAACATTGGACAACTGCTCCCCTCAGTAGACAAGCcctctgtgaattttatgttgttcaATTGCTCTGCAGTGGGAAAGCAGCATTCATTCCTGTTATTATAGTTTGATAGACATGACAGGTTTTCATTGGTGCATGTTACTCCCCCGGTATGTTGAAAggggtgttagtgtgtgtgtgtgtgtgtgtgtgtgtgtgtgtgtgttgattagTTCAAATCATAAATTGTTGCAAGGGGTATAGGGCAATATGCAATTATTGTACAAGAATGTCATCTTATTCATTGTGGTATAATGATTTAGATATCAGTCAATACCCTACCATGGACATATGttttacaaaataagaacagagCTGATATTTGAATAGTAACTGTTCTACCACACTGTCATAAATTGTTGGCAAATACACTTTCCCTTCAGTATATTGTACTAAAGGtccctttctttaacatttggatTATTGCTTCCAAAATTGTTGCATTCGGTTGCATCCAGCCAGTGTTGCATGCACAGTACTAATGTGTAGCCTTTCCATGTGTTCCTGACCAGAAATGTTTTTTGAGTATGCATTATTCCATGCCATGAAATTATGACATTACTATAAGCTACAGTTTGTGTTGTTGTGGAGTAGAAGGATGTATTAAATTTAATTACATATAATATTGAGCCCTTCCTATCAGTAACTATTcatatgaattttatccatagtggatgctgtcgaactccgtgattGTCCCTTTATAGGGTGtcgaaaaatatccgctaccattcacaattgtgactggtagcggatatttttctacaccccaaCTATTCATATCTTtaataatattatggaaaggatagattgctactcacggtATAGGGAGATGTTGGGTCGTAGACAGGCACTGCAAAAAGACTAGCTTTCGGTCAGAAGACTTTCTTCTGAAACAGATAACATACACACACGCATtttcatgcaaacacagctcacaaACATGACCaccgtctctggctgctgaggtcaggcagtctgtccttggcagccagagacagtgatcaCAAATGTGTGTGAGCTGTGGTTACacaaatgtgtatgtgtatgttgacTATTTCAGAAGTCAGAAGATTTTCTGACCAAAAGTTtatgtgtttagtagtctttttgttgtgcctgtctgcaactcatcatctttgctatatggtgagtagcaatctattgttttcataacattgtcattattctatcctggattttccattattcgtTTCTTTGAAGGTATGTTTCAGAAATGATCTTATTTACACTTTTTATACATGTTCTTGTAGATACTATTTCATTTTACAATAATGTCGACTTTCATGTTAAAATGAACTTGTCATAACTTGTGGTTGTCATACTTGCAAGAAAACATACAATTTGGGTGCTAACGTCCAAACTCCCTCTCTCATATCATACAGTCTTGCCGTTCACAAAGTCCAAAAAAAAGTTAGTTCTTTGACTTTTCCTTTGTTGCAACATCATTAGAGttattgtgctctctctctctctctctctctctctctttctgcttgCATGCACTTCTTGCTGTCCTTCATGATCATGAATTTTGTTTTCCCTTCTGTCTTGTTCCCTATACCCCCACCATTTCCTGTCCCCTTTCCCCTTGCCCCTCACTCTCTACCTTCCCATCCTCCTCCCATGATTCCCCCTTTCCGCAATTTCGTTGAATTGCATCAAGCAAATGATAGAATGCtcttttcaaagggcacagccgatttgttTGCAGAATCATTCCAGACACTCCTTCGCAAATGGGAATTTAAATCCTAATACTccctcctttcttccttccttccttccttctctcccCACACCCTTTTCCTTTGCCTTCCTACAACTGcgctctcctcctcctcttgtgaacaCACACTTTTCCCCTGGCAACCCATTTATGTCCTTCAGTAACACACAATTAAATTATGTGTAAGCAGTGGCAGAAGTAGTGCCTTATCTTCTTTGTGCAACTCGGAGGCATAATTTATAGTGCATTACAATCTGTTGGTTTCAGTACAATTGTTATTTGTTATGTCATCCTATAaatcattaattattattttttaacagaATGTTAACTGTGTCTTAGTGCTCTGTGAATGAATGCAGACTTTCCTTATTTGTAGTCTCTGAAAAAGCAAGGTGTACGGTGCTCAGTAGTGGGCCTAGCAGCAGAAGTACACGTATGTCGTCGCCTAAGCCGAGAGACTGGGGGTGAGTTTGGTGTTGTTCTCGATGACTGCCACTACCGTGACCAACTTTTTATGCAtgttgagccaccaccagctgcatCCTGCCTGGAATCTTCACTTATTAAAATGGGCTTCCCACACCACACTACAGCAGAGGGGAAAGAAACTCCTCTCACCATCTGCATGTGGTGAGTTTTCTCATGTGGTGGAAAGATACATGTTATTTTCTGCAAGAGTACTCACCACAGATTGTCCAGTTTTTTAATTTCGTGTGATGTGTACTACGATCATTATATATTATTGCCAGgcaaagtaattttaaaaatagcTGTTGAATTAAAATTTCCAGTGTTCAGAACACAGAAGGTAATTAAGAACCAGATTATAGTGAAGTGACGCAACAGAGCAGAGCTGCGCGAAGGCAGCTGGCACAGCGCAGCTTCACATCTAGGTATAGTGGGGCCAGGAAGTAGCATCACGGCTCGCTTGGCTGCAAGGGTGGAAAAGCATGCAAGCTGGCTGATCTACAATCTTTCTCAAAGAAATAACttggtaaaaaaaaattgattcttgTGCATCTCATTGCTttttcgtcagcttcatgatgaactgcttaTCATTTCAGTAATTCTCATAATTATTGTGATACTTAAAAATTATTAAGCTACTGCAAGAAAGCCggatagtttgcaatgaaaaatacaggTCACTATGAGTTTGCATTTGGTGCACATTAGGTCATATGTTACTACTTATCAAATGTAGTTAACATATTGAAGTATTCTTTGAACTTGGATGGGATCTGTAACTCATCCTATCTCAAGATAATGGATTGTATATAGGGCACTCTGTTCAATTTGTGTGCCAAGAccttaaagcaaaaatgaaatattcataacacccTCTTATCTCATAAACTGCTTGAGATATCAaaaagagattttggcaaatgatagcccACAAAGAGGAGAATATGTTGTCATATGGTGCTGTACATAACTTCCTTGTCTAGCATGATATACACCTAACTACAGATTTTTTTGgtggaataatgtaatttttgAAGTGTCATTGACAGCTGGAGAAATGAGAATTATTACAGGTTCCTAGAAATCAGAAGAAGTTTCCGAGACATGATTCTGACATGCACAATAGCATCCACAACCATTGTGGTAGTTGGTGAGTCAACTACCAGTGTTGTGGAATTGTGCCCAACCACTCTACATGAGAGTGCCTTCTGAAGATGATTTTCTAAATACTGCAAATGATTTATATAACTTACAGAACTTTCCAAATGCAGTCTGTGACATTGACGGAAAACACATTCGTCTGACATGCCCTGAAAATTCTGGAACAATGTTTTATAgttacaaatattttcattcaaCAGTACTACAGCAGTTGCAGATGCTCTCAGAAAATTCATTACATTCAGTGTTGGGAGATATCAGAAGGAAAGTGTTTGTGGTAGATTTCATTCTTCAGGTGTATTCTGCCCGGTTCAAGAAGGGGAGCTTAATATACCGGCAGACTCTCCACTGTCAAAGATGTCAGTTATATTGCCTTTTTTATTTATTGGAGATGAGGCATATCCATTGTTGAGGCATTTTATCAAATCGTCCAGTTGATGTTTTTAGATCCACAGAAAGAATATTTCAACGAACGCTTTTTCAGATCAAAGTGATGAATGTGCTTGGGGAATAATGAGCACTaagtaaaacatattttggaaGCCAAAAGAAACTTCATCACAATTTGCTGACAATAttgtaaaatttacattttttccgtaCAACACTGTCATTGGCCTAGAAAGAGACCTGAATGTTGATGAACAATGTATAGTATAAGTTGAGCATTCTGTGCAAGGCACATATCACACAGGACGAAACTTTAACAAAGCTTCAGATGAGAGACAGTTTTACAAACTTTTTTCAACTTTATTGTTGCTTCATTTTTCAATACAGTGAAAAAAATAAGATATTCAGAGAAATGTATTGTGTCCTTTTAGTCTAATTTTGCTCCATCTCATCACATAACTAGTCCAAAATGAATCAGCTACAATGATTCTTTTCTCACTGGTCTCATAAAGGACACCAAGTAAAAACAGCTGCTGTCATGGTGTCCGCTAATTTGATTTTCTTGGCattgcaacaaaagaaaaacaaacaccAGCAACAGTATTGATGCTGCAGCCCATAGCAAAAGCTGAACACTGTCAGTATTGCCTGAATGCAGCCAGTCACTCAATTGCTCTGGTCGCCACTCCCAGAAACAAACAAGTTTGATACACACAGTGCTGCTTTGCTCCACGCCACTCTACTTGCAGTGCCACTATAATTGTGCGCATTAGCAGCACTGGTTTGTTTCGCCAATGCTGCTTCACTTGGCATGCCGTGCTGTTGTGGTTGTGCCACACCGCTCCAGTATTATCCCAGCACATGAGTGGATCcataattgaaccctgtggaactccaTTTGAGGATTTTCTTGAGTAACTAAAATGTACTCCCCAGCATTGTTTGAAGTATTCAGCAACAGTTTTTACATTACATGTGTTAAGCTTGATTCAGTTGAGTTGTTTGTAATACTGTTAATTCCATAGAATATTAGCTTTTGTAAAAGGGTGTCATGTCATATATATGTAATTTGGACAGATCACTGAAACACAACTGGTGATACTTTGTTATTTAAGGCATGTAGTATTTTGCTGCACTAAGTGAAATGTTTGATACTACTATTGAGTACATTCCTCTGTCAGATATTTTGAAAAAGATGTCTCTAGgaaaatttattgttgtttatGTAGATCTTCCTTGTTACCTTTCTTATAAAAGTTAAACACTGGCATTATTTAAATATGTCTGGAAATTTTCTGTGTGTTAGTGATGTATTACGTACATTACTTGGAACTTGACACTACTTAGAATGATTCTAAAAAATTCTGTATTAATTTTCTTCAATTACCATGTCAGGATTGGTTTTTGATAACTTTTATAAGTCTGTTTACTTCAGTAAAGAATGTTGTTGCTACTTTTAGCTGTTTAAATTTTAGTGGCTGATATTTTCCAGAGAAGCGAATAGTGAAACAGAGAAGAATAGCTAAAAATACAAAAGGACATGTCAGATTAGTCTACTTTTGTTTTGCCTGTTTTTCCATCTTCTCTTTTTGGTCCTTGAAATAGGAATTCGATAAAATCATGATTTCATTTACTATTAATAACAGTATTGTATTTGTTCCGTGTTCATATGCATGCCGTAAGATACGTACACCATTTACTCTTCTGTCCTGCAATATCAGGAAAAAACTGCACTGTATTTATCCTgtgtcatgttttttaaccctaaaATAATAATTATCTTAAATCACAGTTAAAACATAGTGGTTATTTCGCTTCACACTATAACTGTAGCAGAAGCATTTGTTGGCAGCCATTTAGATGTACCAGCAGCAGAAGCCAAAGGTGTGAGCCATAGTGGAGCAGGATACTTCTGCCCTCAATGTTGTAGTCGATATTGTGAACTGCCTGTTGAATGCCGAGCATGTGGGCTCACACTTGTCTCTGCACCTCATTTGGCCCGTTCTTACCATCATTTGTTTCCTGTGGAAAATTTTGttgaaatggaacaaaatcttgatCTTCACAAACAGTGCTACGCCTGTCAGAGGTCATATGGAGATCATGATAAACATGTGAGTTATCATATTACATTAAAAGAAAAAACGTGTATTTGTAAGATAATGGAGTTAATTTTAGAACTTTTCATTTATAGTGTACTGCTCGCATAATTTTACAATGTGTTCTATCACTTAACTTTTTGTTATGTATTGTAACTTACTGCCATGTACTATTCAACAAATAAAAAC
It includes:
- the LOC126253052 gene encoding general transcription factor IIH subunit 2 isoform X3; translated protein: MCHLDSSARHQFLRTPQLLESFIDEFFDQNPISQLGIIITRNKRAEKITELAGNPRKHIKAVRQLAEATCSGEPSLQNALELSLRSLRLLPSHASREVLVIFGSLTTCDPGDITVTIESLKKQGVRCSVVGLAAEVHVCRRLSRETGGEFGVVLDDCHYRDQLFMHVEPPPAASCLESSLIKMGFPHHTTAEGKETPLTICMCHLDVPAAEAKGVSHSGAGYFCPQCCSRYCELPVECRACGLTLVSAPHLARSYHHLFPVENFVEMEQNLDLHKQCYACQRSYGDHDKHVYECGRCSQVFCLDCDLFIHDTLHTCPGCATNQQTFHLMGSGDNGSSLSVNLI